One segment of Manduca sexta isolate Smith_Timp_Sample1 chromosome 27, JHU_Msex_v1.0, whole genome shotgun sequence DNA contains the following:
- the LOC119190892 gene encoding uncharacterized protein LOC119190892 — protein sequence MAEEKDEHDFEIAYAASKRGWMETDIFFNYMSKVVIPVLAENKPSLMIYDGHSTHVNSKVVSLAAANGITILKLPAHTSHLLQPLDLAVFRSFKSIWDQKIVEWQRQNVGIRMRKQAFAEKFAEAWHQTRPSVICNGFSKRGGDLPI from the coding sequence ATGGCAGAAGAAAAAGATGAACATGATTTTGAGATCGCTTATGCTGCAAGCAAACGTGGCTGGATGGAGactgacatattttttaattacatgtcAAAAGTAGTAATACCCGTTTTGGCAGAAAATAAACCATCGCTAATGATATACGATGGTCACAGTACACACGTTAATAGCAAAGTAGTATCTTTAGCGGCGGCAAACGGCATTACTATATTAAAACTTCCTGCGCATACCTCCCACTTGCTGCAACCGTTAGACTTAGCAGTGTTCAGGTCATTCAAAAGTATATGGGACCAGAAGATTGTCGAATGGCAACGCCAAAATGTAGGCATCAGAATGCGCAAACAGGCATTTGCTGAAAAATTTGCAGAAGCGTGGCATCAAACACGCCCAAGTGTCATTTGTAATGGTTTTTCAAAAAGGGGAGGCGATTTACCCATTTAA